The DNA window attttcttcatcaaataattctgaaatataGTTAACcatgtcaaggtcatcaaaaaacagagtctgagaaactgtcaccgTCTAGAGGGGCCTGAGGAGGCGTGACTCTAGacataatggggtgcctgggtggcatcatgaagagaaaaaagactttgggaaaaaaattccaataaAGTATGAACTTTAGTTGGTAATAAGACATCAATATTGGTTACTTAGTTGTTACAAATGTATCATGGTAACTCAAGATGTTAACAAATACGGGAAACCGGGTTTGAGGCATACGGGACtctactatctttgcaacttctcAAATAATCAAGGtattctgaaagaaaaagtttatcagaaatgtttgtaAAAGAATTCAAAAGATACGATCTCTTCAAATTTACCCCGTGAACAACAAAGTGTTCCCAGATCCCAAAATCCCTCAAGAGAGgatgagtatgtgtgtatatgctcATTcactgggcacacacacacacctgtcacTAGAGAAGGCACGAGTCACTGGCGGTGAAGAGATGGGGAAGTCCTTTCCACAGTTCTGTTTTCTGAAGAAAAGTATTAGTTGCTactaagctcttttttttttcctatttaaattaACCTGTTGCTAAAACGTATTTGGAGAGACACAGTAATTTGGGGGAGAAACCCTCCAGGTACCTCTGAGAAAAATTTATTTCGAACGAGTCACAAGAGCTTGAAACGAGTATTTCTCAATCAACGACTTCACATTCCCCTTCAAAGACAATCATCAATGAAGTCAACTGACCCGCTGGAACACCTCCTCCACCCCAATTCTCTCCTACAGAACTCCATCCCCAACATAcctgctctttttctttcagtagcTGCTCAAAAGCAAGAGCCTTTTCCTTCATTGAATGGCACTCAAACTCTTTTTCTCGAAGCATCATGGAAAACTTCATATTAGTCTCCTGTAATGCTTgatattccatttccttttccctggTTGTTTCTActagtttttcattttcctctttcagtttacaaatgtccATTTCTAAAATCAGTATCCGCTCCTTCAGGTTTGTTACCGCCTGCCTCAAAagttcattttcattcactttgtTAGTGAAATTTTCATTCAATGAAAGTAACTGATCGCTTTTGGCTTTGATTAAGAGGTCTTTCTCCTTAAGGGACTTTTGTAAAACATCTTGTTTCTCCTTCAGCTGCTTAATTTCCGAATCGGTCTGTTcgtgttcttttctttccagctCTGAGGAGGCAGCAATCGAATCGGACAATCTGTGATTATTTTCCTGGAGCGTTTTAATTGTTGCATCTTTTTCCTGCAGTGATTTTCTTAGTTCTTCCAGCTCTTGTTTAGAAGCCTCGCGCGATGGGTCGGGCTTGACTGTTCGAAGAGACTCTGCTGACTGGGAAGAGAGCGATGATCCTGAGGACAGCGGAGGCGAAATAATATCAAGTCTTCCTAAAAGAAGATCTTTGGTGTTGCAAAGCTGCCCTATGCTGTGCTGAACTTGTGCTAATTCCTGCCCAAAACTTCTGAGTTTGGTTTCATTCTGTTCGTAACTCTGGATCAGGCCAGTGTAGTCCACTTGTAACTTGGAATTATTATCGCTGTCAACCAAAACTTGTGCCTGAAGCTGATGCAGTTCTTCCTGAAGTTGGGCGGACTCGTGCTGCATGTTCTGGACCGTGGTCATCACCTGCTGTTTCCactcttccattttcttcacttgcTGTTTTAATTTGTCGCGTTCCTGTAGGAGCTCTTCGAACTGGTTACTATTGACACCTCCGACCTCGTTACCAGGGCTGGATGTTTGTAAAACCGTCAACAGGGTCTGGCATTTCTGACTCAAGGCATCTATTTCGATGTCTTTTTCTCGAATGATACGTGATAAATTCTGCACGGTTTCTCTGAACATATCTTGACCACCACCTTCAGATCGAGCggccaattttttattttcatcttgcaGCTTCACAAGAGCCGCTTCTTTGGCAGCAACTATATCCATCATTTTGTGGTATTCTGTTTTCAGCTGGCTATTCTCCCTGGTCTTCTCGCTCAAAACAGCCAATACTTGCTCCCGCTCCAGAGCATAGGCCTGCAGCTGCTGCTGAAGGTAAACGACATCCTGGGTGTAGGAAGCCGAAGAAATTCTAGCGTGAAGAGCTTGTATCTCCACGTCCTTCTGCTGGATGATCTGCGTTAGCTTCCCCACCTCATCTTTGGACAGCTGATCGATCTGTTTCGTTAAGGATATGTTCTTTTCATTTAGGAGCTTAATCTCCAATTCTCgttcttttattcctttcactAATCTCTCCGTTTCAGCTTTAGATAAATCATGCTTTTCGCCGCCATTTTCTATATTGAGGCTCCGTACTTTGGTTTCTTGAAACAGATCAGAATTCTCTGTTTGAACATCCTGCCTTTCTTCGTGCAACTGGGTTTTGATTTGTTCAATTGTTTTGTGCAAATTCCTAATCTCCTCATCTTTCTCCAAAAAGAGCTGGGTGTGTGTGACAGTCATTTGCTCGTGCTGGCATTTAAACTcatccatttccttcttctgctcCTCTAAAGACTGAAGCAGCTGCAGTTTACTCTGGTTTTGATCTTCAATTACCTTTTGATgatgttttatttcctcctcgAGATTACCCTTTATCACATTCAGCTGCAGCACTTCCGACTCGAGCTCTGTGACGCTATCGAGGGGCTTAGGCTCCGCCACAGGTGCAGCTCGACTCTGCTGGTCCCGGAGTCGTTCCAGTTCCTCTTTCAgatgattgttttcttctttcatggCCCCAAGGCTTCTGTCTTTTTCCTCTATGGTTTgctttaaaacttcattttttcttaaggCCTCAGTATGTTTACCTAATTCCTCCTGAAGCTCTGAACCTCTTTCTTTAaggttttcaataaaaatgtccTTCTCGCTTAGAAGTTGTGTCAATTGCTTCTGCTCTTCTAGACTGGATGACAAAACTGCCTTCGTTTCCTTACAATCAGTATCCATCTGTTCAAGGTTCTTTTTGAGTTCTGCTATTTCAAAGTCTTTCTCTTGACTGAGTTTCATTAACTGCTGCTGTTCCAGCTGTAAAGCAGAGGTACTCAAATCATGTGCCTCTGACAGTTCTTTAATCATCTGCTCATACTTCTTGGCTTCTTCCAACCGCCTCTCTTCAGCCCGACTCAATTCTGCTTCtaactgtcctttttccatttttagaacCTCCACAATAGTGTTTCTCTCCAGAGAAATCTGATTGCTACCAGCAATGGATTCCTCCAACTGACGTTTTACATCTTCACACGCTAAAGCCAACTTTTCGTTTTCCATTTTGAGATCAAAGGCAACTTTGTTTAAATTGTCATTGAGCTGCTCTATTTCTGAAAGACTTTgctttaagcttctgacttccgcTTCCCTTTCTTTAAGTAAGTCAACCTTAAAATCACTGCCAGAGTCTCGATTTAGAGATTGCGTTAACTCATCCCTGACTCTGGAAAGCTCTTCCTCGTTTTGTTTAATATGCTCCTTAAGTCCAAAGTTCTCCTTCTgcatatttaaattacttttttgtgATTTACTTAGCTGGTCTACTAAATCTTCTACTTTATCCTCAAGCTTCTGCTTGGCTAACTGCAGATCATTCAGGACCAGTTCACTTTGAACTAACTTTTCTTTCTGCGCATCCAACTCTTTAGTCATGTTCCTTTTGTCTTCTTCAAGTTGATGGACTCTCTTTATTTCATCATTTAGATCTTTTTTCAGTTTACTAATGATGTTGTCTTcctcattttgttgttttgacaGCTGATCTTTTATCAGAATCACGTgctgaaaaaaaacaatttgcatGGTAACGTTACGGCGTTCTCTCATTTTAGTCACCTGAAGAAAACTTTGTAAAATGTCATAAATAATAGAAGAATAATCTTCAGATATCTCTAATCCTTCTtaaaacaatactttttaaaagaatctcaACAAAGGTAAATGGTATATGTTGTTCATCTTCAACTCTTAAAACACTGAAGCAGGAGTCAATAAACTACAGCCCAGGGCCCAAATCAGGCCTGTCACCTGGTTTTGTAAATCAAGtcttattgaaacacagccacattcatTGTTTACATACCACAAGGGCAGAGTGGAGCACGACTGAGAGCACTAAATGGCCTGCAACACCAAAAATATTCACTATCTAaccctttccagaaaaagtttgccaaccacTATGACTAGATTATCAATGAAGCAAAATACCGATTAAATCACAAATTTATATCACACCCATCGGTTTTGCCTGTTACCCCCGTGTTCAGGCTACTGAGAACAATGTGCTGCCACATTGTTTCTAACATCATGTACCTGTGTGGCTTCTTGGTTCTGTCTGTCTAATTCCTCTAGCTCAGCTAGCAGTGTTTCCTTCTCAGTAAGACTCTGACTCAGTTCCCGTTCTTTTGCCTCCAAAGACAGCCTTAAATTGTGTAATGTGGAATCCAAATCCATGTCTCTTCCAGTTGTACTTTTAATTACTTCATATTCATTGTTCAATTTTAGAAGTGATGCCTGAAGTTCTTCCTGAAATGacaagaagggaaaaaacaacatACACTGTCAGTTGGAAGAAAACACCAAAAGATTACTTCTATCTAtgcatctatatctatgtctatatctatatctacctatctacatacacgcgcgcacgcgcacacgcgcacacacacacacacacacacacacacacacacaccccttgggAATCTATTCCCAGATGCCTGTGTCAGAAACATTACTGAATAACACTTCAGCAATGATATAGAAAATTCAACAAACCAGACTTCCTTCACGTGCAATTTTATGTGCACCTTTAGGCCAATATTTCTAGAAGATCAGAAATAACATCGGACAAGACGGAATGGCTGTTTAAGTTTCCAGTTCCGGCTTCCTCTTTACGCAAAAACTTTCCCATTTGGGAGCCTTCCTGATTCCACCCCCCACtgctgtcttctcttctgtctgctccttccctcccaccacacacagttttttgtttttgtttttttttttttaatttttttttttcaacgttttttatttatttttgggacagagagagacagagcatgaatgggggaggggcagagagagagggagacacagaatcggaaacaggctccaggctccgagccatcagcccagagcctgacgcggggctcgaactcacggaccgcgagatcgtgacctggctgaagtcggacgcttaaccgacggcgccacccaggcgcccccacacacagTTTTTAAAACGTCCCACATCTTCTGGGCCTCTGCACTTCCTTCCCCTAGCGGCCAATCACCAATAGCCACAAACTACATAAACATCTATAAAATTCAATGCTCATTCGTTCTAAAGTTTGTCCTCTCTAATTAGAACACAAAAGGCTTCTTTTCCCTCACAAAAGGAATTTCCCTTATTAAGGGGTCCTGTCAGAACATGAAACTTTTGTATCATCCAAGAAAGTagactccttccttcttttcccatcTAACTTGAACACAGACTAGGTTCCCCTCTTGCAAGCCTAACATCCCTAAAGATCtatctataatttttaaactatatcTTATGTTCTGTTCTACTGGTATTTAATGCTTTTCTTCCAAACTCCAGAAGTGGAACAGTTCTCTTTGCTTCAACACTTTCAACCTTAGATTATGATATTTGTGGCACAACTTTAGAATCTTCTTTCATCGATAGAGAAAactcaaacttcttttttttaaggtttatttattttgagagagcgagaacacgcaggggaggagaagacagagagggagagagaatcccaagacgactctgtactgtcagcatggagtctgacgcagggcgcaaactcatgaaccccgtgagttcgtgacctgagcccaaactcatgaaccctgtgagttcgtgacctgagccaaaatcaagagctggacgcttaacccaatgagccacctaggcacccaagaaaaataaaacttctatggAATCTACTTTAAAGTAAGAATCTCAAAATTCTACAAATAGACTATACATACCTTACCAGGAGTTCAGCGAAAACTAGACTAGAACAGCTGCCTCATGATTCCCATTTCTCTTCCAATTCAAAAGTTTATTCTGAACTATAGTTGATGAAACTAGCATTCTCTTGTCTTTCTAGATTTATATGTCAATCAGGAGAACCACAAAAAGTTTTTTCAGGTAGACGTTATGAACATACACAGCCTTGCAGTTAcatttggcattctttttttctttcttagcaattaaaaaaaaatgtttttaacttaaagtttgtttctttgtttatttacttatttatttatttgggggggggggggagagagaacgagtgcaAGAGCcagagggtaggggcagagacagagagagagagaaccctaagcaggctctgcactgtcagcacagagcctgaagcagggctcaaattcatgaactgtaagatcatgacctgagccgaaatcaagagttggatgcttaaccagctgagccacccaggcgccccagtatggcttagcattctttttttttttttttttaacgtttatttatttttgaggcagagcgagacagagcatgaacaggggaggggcagagagagagggagacacagaatctgaaacaggctccaggttctgagcggtcagcacagagcccaacgcggggctcgaactcatggaccgtgagatcatgacctgagccgaagtcggacacccaaccgacctagccacccaggcacccctggcctagCATTCTTAAGCAGTGAGTTGATCCCTATCAGagataatgaaaggaaatattATGAAGGATTACTTAACATCGAAAGAAAGGAGCAAGAGGGACCAGGAACGGCTGCAGAATCCGAAAATATCAAGAGAAGGTCACAGACCCTATCAGGTATGTGCAGAGATCTGCAAACTACAAAGTATACCTGGGCCAATTAGAGAAAGGAGTAACTGAAAGAAGAGAATgcaaagggaggagaaaagagcaaaaaaattatatatataatacaggaataaaaaaagactGGGAGACACTACTGGCTCTTAGTGGGTagaaagagtgggggggggcaaGGACCCCACAATGCATACGACAGTACACAGAGCTAAAAATTTTCCTGTCTACATGCCAAAACGtccctttgagaaacactgcctaTACACTAATGTGGAAGGATGCTGAAAACATGTTAAGGtatacatgaatatatgtatagtatagtAACAGTTTTTTCAAATCTATTTAAATAATCATACATACTTAGGTGTAGTCTGAAAGGATGGACATATGAGAAACTGGTAAGAAAGACTTCCTTTGGAAAATAGGCCAACCAAGGGAGGTGGAAAGGATATTCCCTTTGTACCGTCTAAAGTTTTTCGGTATGAATTACCGTATTTGTACATCAGTGAGTACgtgttaccttttaaaaattaagattttaaattgAGTTAAGACACTAGCCTATAAATTAATACCAGCCGAAAACTATCCTCTGTTTAAACACCTACCTTAGCCAAGGAACTACCCCCAAGTAGTACAAACATAAAAATACCTCTCCCGATACCCAACAGTGCATTATAGAACCTCGTTCCAACCTTGCTTCCAATATACACAAAGACCTTATTTCTACCAGTGAGATTATATCCCCTTTA is part of the Neofelis nebulosa isolate mNeoNeb1 chromosome 7, mNeoNeb1.pri, whole genome shotgun sequence genome and encodes:
- the TRIP11 gene encoding thyroid receptor-interacting protein 11 isoform X2, whose protein sequence is MSSWLGGLGSGLGQSLGQVGGSLASLTGQISNFTKDMLMEGTEEVEELPNARRKEIEAIHAILRSENERLKKLCTDLEEKHEASELQIKQQSTNYRNQLQQKEVEISHLKARQIALQDQVLKLQSAARSVDSGAGRVPAAPASSSFGYGISRHAAAFHDDDMDFGDIISSQQEINRLSNEVSRLESEVGHWRHIAQTSKPQGSNSSDQSEICKLQSIIKELKQNRSQEIDDHQHEMSVLQNAHQQKLTEISRRHREELSDYEERIEELEKLLQQGGSGIAVTDHLKIHEMQKTIQDLQTEKVASTKKIEELEDKIKDINSKLSSAKNDRDVLKKEQERLHVENRQITEECENLKRECSKLQPDAVRQGDAVTGREGTLSQGASVQEEVLKLQRALSDAENEIMRLSILNQDNNLTEDNLKLKMHVEILEKEKSLLSQEKEELQASLLKLNNEYEVIKSTTGRDMDLDSTLHNLRLSLEAKERELSQSLTEKETLLAELEELDRQNQEATQHVILIKDQLSKQQNEEDNIISKLKKDLNDEIKRVHQLEEDKRNMTKELDAQKEKLVQSELVLNDLQLAKQKLEDKVEDLVDQLSKSQKSNLNMQKENFGLKEHIKQNEEELSRVRDELTQSLNRDSGSDFKVDLLKEREAEVRSLKQSLSEIEQLNDNLNKVAFDLKMENEKLALACEDVKRQLEESIAGSNQISLERNTIVEVLKMEKGQLEAELSRAEERRLEEAKKYEQMIKELSEAHDLSTSALQLEQQQLMKLSQEKDFEIAELKKNLEQMDTDCKETKAVLSSSLEEQKQLTQLLSEKDIFIENLKERGSELQEELGKHTEALRKNEVLKQTIEEKDRSLGAMKEENNHLKEELERLRDQQSRAAPVAEPKPLDSVTELESEVLQLNVIKGNLEEEIKHHQKVIEDQNQSKLQLLQSLEEQKKEMDEFKCQHEQMTVTHTQLFLEKDEEIRNLHKTIEQIKTQLHEERQDVQTENSDLFQETKVRSLNIENGGEKHDLSKAETERLVKGIKERELEIKLLNEKNISLTKQIDQLSKDEVGKLTQIIQQKDVEIQALHARISSASYTQDVVYLQQQLQAYALEREQVLAVLSEKTRENSQLKTEYHKMMDIVAAKEAALVKLQDENKKLAARSEGGGQDMFRETVQNLSRIIREKDIEIDALSQKCQTLLTVLQTSSPGNEVGGVNSNQFEELLQERDKLKQQVKKMEEWKQQVMTTVQNMQHESAQLQEELHQLQAQVLVDSDNNSKLQVDYTGLIQSYEQNETKLRSFGQELAQVQHSIGQLCNTKDLLLGRLDIISPPLSSGSSLSSQSAESLRTVKPDPSREASKQELEELRKSLQEKDATIKTLQENNHRLSDSIAASSELERKEHEQTDSEIKQLKEKQDVLQKSLKEKDLLIKAKSDQLLSLNENFTNKVNENELLRQAVTNLKERILILEMDICKLKEENEKLVETTREKEMEYQALQETNMKFSMMLREKEFECHSMKEKALAFEQLLKEKEQGKTGELNQLLNAVKSMQEKTVKFQQERDQVMLALKQKQMENTALQNEVQHLRDKELRLNQELERLRNHLLESEDSYTREALAAEDREAKLRKKVTVLEEKLVSSSNAMENASHQASLQVESLQEQLDVVSRQRDETALQLSVSREQAKQYALSLSNLRMVLEHFQQEEKAMYSAELEKHKQLVAEWKKKAENLEGKLMSLQERFDEANAALDSASRLTEQLDLKEEQIEELKKQNELRQEMLDDVQKKLMNLVNSTEGKVDKVLMRNLFIGHFHTPKHQRHEVLRLMGSVLGIKREEMEQLLHEDQGGVTRWMTGWLGGGSKSVPNTPLRPNQQSVLNSSFSELFVKFLETESHPSVPPPKLSVHDLRPLDSPGRRKAVTNVPESFKDGTESRSGRRTDVNPFLAPRSAAVPLMNPAGLGPGGPGHLLLKPISDVLPTFTPLPVSPDNSAGVVLKDLLKQ
- the TRIP11 gene encoding thyroid receptor-interacting protein 11 isoform X3 translates to MSSWLGGLGSGLGQSLGQVGGSLASLTGQISNFTKDMLMEGTEEVEAELPNARRKEIEAIHAILRSENERLKKLCTDLEEKHEASELQIKQQSTNYRNQLQQKEVEISHLKARQIALQDQVLKLQSAARSVDSGAGRVPAAPASSSFGYGISRHAAAFHDDDMDFGDIISSQQEINRLSNEVSRLESEVGHWRHIAQTSKPQGSNSSDQSEICKLQSIIKELKQNRSQEIDDHQHEMSVLQNAHQQKLTEISRRHREELSDYEERIEELEKLLQQGGSGIAVTDHLKIHEMQKTIQDLQTEKVASTKKIEELEDKIKDINSKLSSAKNDRDVLKKEQERLHVENRQITEECENLKRECSKLQPDAVRQGDAVTGREGTLSQGASVQEEVLKLQRALSDAENEIMRLSILNQDNNLTEDNLKLKMHVEILEKEKSLLSQEKEELQASLLKLNNEYEVIKSTTGRDMDLDSTLHNLRLSLEAKERELSQSLTEKETLLAELEELDRQNQEATQHVILIKDQLSKQQNEEDNIISKLKKDLNDEIKRVHQLEEDKRNMTKELDAQKEKLVQSELVLNDLQLAKQKLEDKVEDLVDQLSKSQKSNLNMQKENFGLKEHIKQNEEELSRVRDELTQSLNRDSGSDFKVDLLKEREAEVRSLKQSLSEIEQLNDNLNKVAFDLKMENEKLALACEDVKRQLEESIAGSNQISLERNTIVEVLKMEKGQLEAELSRAEERRLEEAKKYEQMIKELSEAHDLSTSALQLEQQQLMKLSQEKDFEIAELKKNLEQMDTDCKETKAVLSSSLEEQKQLTQLLSEKDIFIENLKERGSELQEELGKHTEALRKNEVLKQTIEEKDRSLGAMKEENNHLKEELERLRDQQSRAAPVAEPKPLDSVTELESEVLQLNVIKGNLEEEIKHHQKVIEDQNQSKLQLLQSLEEQKKEMDEFKCQHEQMTVTHTQLFLEKDEEIRNLHKTIEQIKTQLHEERQDVQTENSDLFQETKVRSLNIENGGEKHDLSKAETERLVKGIKERELEIKLLNEKNISLTKQIDQLSKDEVGKLTQIIQQKDVEIQALHARISSASYTQDVVYLQQQLQAYALEREQVLAVLSEKTRENSQLKTEYHKMMDIVAAKEAALVKLQDENKKLAARSEGGGQDMFRETVQNLSRIIREKDIEIDALSQKCQTLLTVLQTSSPGNEVGGVNSNQFEELLQERDKLKQQVKKMEEWKQQVMTTVQNMQHESAQLQEELHQLQAQVLVDSDNNSKLQVDYTGLIQSYEQNETKLRSFGQELAQVQHSIGQLCNTKDLLLGRLDIISPPLSSGSSLSSQSAESLRTVKPDPSREASKQELEELRKSLQEKDATIKTLQENNHRLSDSIAASSELERKEHEQTDSEIKQLKEKQDVLQKSLKEKDLLIKAKSDQLLSLNENFTNKVNENELLRQAVTNLKERILILEMDICKLKEENEKLVETTREKEMEYQALQETNMKFSMMLREKEFECHSMKEKALAFEQLLKEKEQGKTGELNQLLNAVKSMQEKTVKFQQERDQVMLALKQKQMENTALQNEVQHLRDKELRLNQELERLRNHLLESEDSYTREALAAEDREAKLRKKVTVLEEKLVSSSNAMENASHQASLQVESLQEQLDVVSRQRDETALQLSVSREQAKQYALSLSNLRMVLEHFQQEEKAMYSAELEKHKQLVAEWKKKAENLEGKLMSLQERFDEANAALDSASRLTEQLDLKEEQIEELKKQNELRQEMLDDVQKKLMNLVNSTEGKVDKVLMRNLFIGHFHTPKHQRHEVLRLMGSVLGIKREEMEQLLHEDQGGVTRWMTGWLGGGSKSVPNTPLRPNQQSVLNSAHSHLSCY
- the TRIP11 gene encoding thyroid receptor-interacting protein 11 isoform X4, which produces MSSWLGGLGSGLGQSLGQVGGSLASLTGQISNFTKDMLMEGTEEVEAELPNARRKEIEAIHAILRSENERLKKLCTDLEEKHEASELQIKQQSTNYRNQLQQKEVEISHLKARQIALQDQVLKLQSAARSVDSGAGRVPAAPASSSFGYGISRHAAAFHDDDMDFGDIISSQQEINRLSNEVSRLESEVGHWRHIAQTSKPQGSNSSDQSEICKLQSIIKELKQNRSQEIDDHQHEMSVLQNAHQQKLTEISRRHREELSDYEERIEELEKLLQQGGSGIAVTDHLKIHEMQKTIQDLQTEKVASTKKIEELEDKIKDINSKLSSAKNDRDVLKKEQERLHVENRQITEECENLKRECSKLQPDAVRQGDAVTGREGTLSQGASVQEEVLKLQRALSDAENEIMRLSILNQDNNLTEDNLKLKMHVEILEKEKSLLSQEKEELQASLLKLNNEYEVIKSTTGRDMDLDSTLHNLRLSLEAKERELSQSLTEKETLLAELEELDRQNQEATQHVILIKDQLSKQQNEEDNIISKLKKDLNDEIKRVHQLEEDKRNMTKELDAQKEKLVQSELVLNDLQLAKQKLEDKVEDLVDQLSKSQKSNLNMQKENFGLKEHIKQNEEELSRVRDELTQSLNRDSGSDFKVDLLKEREAEVRSLKQSLSEIEQLNDNLNKVAFDLKMENEKLALACEDVKRQLEESIAGSNQISLERNTIVEVLKMEKGQLEAELSRAEERRLEEAKKYEQMIKELSEAHDLSTSALQLEQQQLMKLSQEKDFEIAELKKNLEQMDTDCKETKAVLSSSLEEQKQLTQLLSEKDIFIENLKERGSELQEELGKHTEALRKNEVLKQTIEEKDRSLGAMKEENNHLKEELERLRDQQSRAAPVAEPKPLDSVTELESEVLQLNVIKGNLEEEIKHHQKVIEDQNQSKLQLLQSLEEQKKEMDEFKCQHEQMTVTHTQLFLEKDEEIRNLHKTIEQIKTQLHEERQDVQTENSDLFQETKVRSLNIENGGEKHDLSKAETERLVKGIKERELEIKLLNEKNISLTKQIDQLSKDEVGKLTQIIQQKDVEIQALHARISSASYTQDVVYLQQQLQAYALEREQVLAVLSEKTRENSQLKTEYHKMMDIVAAKEAALVKLQDENKKLAARSEGGGQDMFRETVQNLSRIIREKDIEIDALSQKCQTLLTVLQTSSPGNEVGGVNSNQFEELLQERDKLKQQVKKMEEWKQQVMTTVQNMQHESAQLQEELHQLQAQVLVDSDNNSKLQVDYTGLIQSYEQNETKLRSFGQELAQVQHSIGQLCNTKDLLLGRLDIISPPLSSGSSLSSQSAESLRTVKPDPSREASKQELEELRKSLQEKDATIKTLQENNHRLSDSIAASSELERKEHEQTDSEIKQLKEKQDVLQKSLKEKDLLIKAKSDQLLSLNENFTNKVNENELLRQAVTNLKERILILEMDICKLKEENEKLVETTREKEMEYQALQETNMKFSMMLREKEFECHSMKEKALAFEQLLKEKEQGKTGELNQLLNAVKSMQEKTVKFQQERDQVMLALKQKQMENTALQNEPSSQFAGRVLAGAAGCGLQAKGRNRPAAVCLSGASEAVCPVALQPSDGARAFPARGKSYVFCRTRKAQTACS
- the TRIP11 gene encoding thyroid receptor-interacting protein 11 isoform X1, translating into MSSWLGGLGSGLGQSLGQVGGSLASLTGQISNFTKDMLMEGTEEVEAELPNARRKEIEAIHAILRSENERLKKLCTDLEEKHEASELQIKQQSTNYRNQLQQKEVEISHLKARQIALQDQVLKLQSAARSVDSGAGRVPAAPASSSFGYGISRHAAAFHDDDMDFGDIISSQQEINRLSNEVSRLESEVGHWRHIAQTSKPQGSNSSDQSEICKLQSIIKELKQNRSQEIDDHQHEMSVLQNAHQQKLTEISRRHREELSDYEERIEELEKLLQQGGSGIAVTDHLKIHEMQKTIQDLQTEKVASTKKIEELEDKIKDINSKLSSAKNDRDVLKKEQERLHVENRQITEECENLKRECSKLQPDAVRQGDAVTGREGTLSQGASVQEEVLKLQRALSDAENEIMRLSILNQDNNLTEDNLKLKMHVEILEKEKSLLSQEKEELQASLLKLNNEYEVIKSTTGRDMDLDSTLHNLRLSLEAKERELSQSLTEKETLLAELEELDRQNQEATQHVILIKDQLSKQQNEEDNIISKLKKDLNDEIKRVHQLEEDKRNMTKELDAQKEKLVQSELVLNDLQLAKQKLEDKVEDLVDQLSKSQKSNLNMQKENFGLKEHIKQNEEELSRVRDELTQSLNRDSGSDFKVDLLKEREAEVRSLKQSLSEIEQLNDNLNKVAFDLKMENEKLALACEDVKRQLEESIAGSNQISLERNTIVEVLKMEKGQLEAELSRAEERRLEEAKKYEQMIKELSEAHDLSTSALQLEQQQLMKLSQEKDFEIAELKKNLEQMDTDCKETKAVLSSSLEEQKQLTQLLSEKDIFIENLKERGSELQEELGKHTEALRKNEVLKQTIEEKDRSLGAMKEENNHLKEELERLRDQQSRAAPVAEPKPLDSVTELESEVLQLNVIKGNLEEEIKHHQKVIEDQNQSKLQLLQSLEEQKKEMDEFKCQHEQMTVTHTQLFLEKDEEIRNLHKTIEQIKTQLHEERQDVQTENSDLFQETKVRSLNIENGGEKHDLSKAETERLVKGIKERELEIKLLNEKNISLTKQIDQLSKDEVGKLTQIIQQKDVEIQALHARISSASYTQDVVYLQQQLQAYALEREQVLAVLSEKTRENSQLKTEYHKMMDIVAAKEAALVKLQDENKKLAARSEGGGQDMFRETVQNLSRIIREKDIEIDALSQKCQTLLTVLQTSSPGNEVGGVNSNQFEELLQERDKLKQQVKKMEEWKQQVMTTVQNMQHESAQLQEELHQLQAQVLVDSDNNSKLQVDYTGLIQSYEQNETKLRSFGQELAQVQHSIGQLCNTKDLLLGRLDIISPPLSSGSSLSSQSAESLRTVKPDPSREASKQELEELRKSLQEKDATIKTLQENNHRLSDSIAASSELERKEHEQTDSEIKQLKEKQDVLQKSLKEKDLLIKAKSDQLLSLNENFTNKVNENELLRQAVTNLKERILILEMDICKLKEENEKLVETTREKEMEYQALQETNMKFSMMLREKEFECHSMKEKALAFEQLLKEKEQGKTGELNQLLNAVKSMQEKTVKFQQERDQVMLALKQKQMENTALQNEVQHLRDKELRLNQELERLRNHLLESEDSYTREALAAEDREAKLRKKVTVLEEKLVSSSNAMENASHQASLQVESLQEQLDVVSRQRDETALQLSVSREQAKQYALSLSNLRMVLEHFQQEEKAMYSAELEKHKQLVAEWKKKAENLEGKLMSLQERFDEANAALDSASRLTEQLDLKEEQIEELKKQNELRQEMLDDVQKKLMNLVNSTEGKVDKVLMRNLFIGHFHTPKHQRHEVLRLMGSVLGIKREEMEQLLHEDQGGVTRWMTGWLGGGSKSVPNTPLRPNQQSVLNSSFSELFVKFLETESHPSVPPPKLSVHDLRPLDSPGRRKAVTNVPESFKDGTESRSGRRTDVNPFLAPRSAAVPLMNPAGLGPGGPGHLLLKPISDVLPTFTPLPVSPDNSAGVVLKDLLKQ